The segment CTGCGTAATGAGCAACTTGCGCGCCGGTCAGATACAGAACGCTACATCAGTGTTAAAGCTCTTTTTGAACAGCTCAAACAGCGTTATCCAGATCAGAGCTACAACGCCCTGTGCCTTTTAACGCTGAAAAAGTATCGACGTTCAGAGCATCAACCTTCGCTTTATTGGTTCAGATATGAAAGCTGGTATGACACTCCACCCGTTGCCCCATACCAGCTCCTGGATAAACATGGCGCGCCAAACATTGGTGCTCCTGACTATTATCCTAATGCCGAGGCGGCACTGCGGGCGGTAAGTGATGAGGTCATGAATATTGATAAGCTGGCTGATTATGGTTTTCTGCGGACAGAAATTGCTGACACGCCTGGAGTTCCGCTTGATACTGCAAGGCCAGAAGCACTGATGTTTGAACAAGATACACTGGATTTGAAAGCTGAAAACGTGGCACTAAAAGGAAAAATTGAGGCGCTGGAAAAACGTCTGGCTGCCCCTATAGAGAAAGCCGCCCGCCAGTATCTGTTTAACTTTCCCATTGGGCTTTTTGACCCAATGTTGATTAAACCCTGGATGTGATTGTTCAAGGCTGTCGCTGAAGAATATGATCATGAATTCTGATCACTGGATAATGATCAAAAGCGTTGAACGGTAAACAATGCAATGATCAGAATTTGAAAACGCTAACATCAGCTTTCGTATATAAAATGCACATGCTTTGGCTGGCGTGGAAAAGACATACACCTTGTGTTTTAACTTAGTGAACCGCTCTGGAAATGAGCGGCAGTTAGCACTACAGGCGCTTGATGATGAAATGCCCGGCTTTGCATACGACTGTGCGTCTACATAAGGCAGTAAGCTGTTGGTAGTGAAAAACTCTGAGGCGAAGTTCACAGACCTACTGCCCGTTGATTAAAACATTATGGTGTCAGTGATTCCTTGCAAAATTCCACTATTCGCTCTCAGAAGATGTACCCGGTTGAAAGTCCGCTTTGTGCCAGAAGCGGACGTTGTTGAGTTCACACAGCATGAACTCATGAAAACAGGAACGTCATATTTTGTCTTGATTAACGCGGGATGAAAGCTCCTCATGGCTCTCTTTTCGTTCACTGTAGCGATCGGCAAGGTAACCGGTCTGTCCCTTCAGTATGAGGGTAATTTTAAACAACTCTTCGGCGACATCGACGATACGATCGTACCAGGACGAGGGTTTCATTCTCCCGTTCTCATCAAATTCCTGCCATGCTTTGGCAACTGAAGACTGGTTGGGGATCGTAAACATCCGCATCCAGCGTCCCAGAATTCGCATCTGGTTCACGGCGTTGAAAGATTGCGAACCGCCGCACACCTGCATGACCGCCAGAGTTTTTCCCTGGGATGGGCGAATGGCTCCTTCGCTTAAGGGAATCCAGTCGATTTGTGCCTTCATCACGGCACTCATTGCCCCATGCCGCTCCGGGGAACTCCACACCATCCCGTCACACCACCTGACCAACCCGCGCAACTCGGTGACTTTTGGGTGCGTATCCGGGGCGTCGTCCGGCAGGGGTAAACCTGAAGGGTTAAACAGTCTGACTTCCGCTCCCATCGCCTCCAGCAGGCGACCTGCTTCTTCTGCTGTAAAACGACTGTAAGAACGCTCTCTTACCGAGCCATACAGAATCAGAATGCGTGGCGGCTCATGGAGCTGCAGACGTTCAGCAATATGCTGATCGAAGCAATCAGCGTTCAGGGCAGGAAAGTGCTCCATTTTTTCTCCTTCGGGTGGCTCTGGTGATTTCAAAATAAACACATATGATTTAACATATATGTATTCTAAAGAGAACGGAGTAATAAATGCTACAGCCTGTTCAGCTTTTTAAAATCCTGTCGGATGAAACCCGGCTCGCAATTGTCATGCTTCTCCGGGAGTCGGGCGAACTGTGCGTATGCGATATATGTGCGGCTACCACTGAATCACAGCCTAAAGTTTCCCGTCACATGGCTATCCTGCGTGAGGCTGAACTGGTACTGGACCGCCGGGAAGGGAAATGGATTCACTATCGTCTCTCACCGCACATGCCTGCATGGGCCGGCGAGACGATAACGACGGCATGGCACTGCCTGCGCGATGATGTGCGTGAACGACTGGAAAAATCCGCATGTACTTCTTGCTGACAAGCTTAATCACATACACATAAGCATATATAAAGGAGTCTGAAAATGTTTCTGGCAGGAAGTATCTTTATACTCACGCTGGTCCTGGTCATCTGGCAGCCCAGAGGCCTCAGCATTGGCTGGAGCGCAAGTATCGGAGCCGCGCTGGCGCTGGGAACGGGAGTCATCCACTTTGAAGATATCCCTGTCGTCTGGAATATCGTCTGGAATGCAACAGCGGCGTTCATTGCGGTAATCGTCATCAGCCTGCTGCTCGATGAGTCTGGTTTCTTTGAATGGGCCGCACTGCATGTTTCCCGCTGGGGTAACGGGCGCGGTCGCCTGTTGTTTACGTGGATAGTGCTGCTTGGCGCTGCTGTTGCTGCGCTGTTTGCTAACGACGGTGCAGCACTGATACTGACACCGATTGTGATTGCGATGCTGCTCGCTCTGGGGTTCAGCCAGGGAACGACACTGGCATTTGTCATGGCTGCAGGATTCATCGCTGATACCGCCAGCCTGCCGCTGATTGTCTCTAACCTGGTAAATATTGTCTCGGCGGATTTCTTTGGCCTGGGCTTTACGCAGTACGCCTCGGTGATGGTTCCTGTGAATCTGGCAGCCATTGCTGCCACGCTGGTCATGCTGCATCTCTTCTTCCGCCGCGA is part of the Pantoea sp. Ep11b genome and harbors:
- the arsH gene encoding arsenical resistance protein ArsH, whose product is MEHFPALNADCFDQHIAERLQLHEPPRILILYGSVRERSYSRFTAEEAGRLLEAMGAEVRLFNPSGLPLPDDAPDTHPKVTELRGLVRWCDGMVWSSPERHGAMSAVMKAQIDWIPLSEGAIRPSQGKTLAVMQVCGGSQSFNAVNQMRILGRWMRMFTIPNQSSVAKAWQEFDENGRMKPSSWYDRIVDVAEELFKITLILKGQTGYLADRYSERKESHEELSSRVNQDKI
- a CDS encoding transcriptional regulator; its protein translation is MLQPVQLFKILSDETRLAIVMLLRESGELCVCDICAATTESQPKVSRHMAILREAELVLDRREGKWIHYRLSPHMPAWAGETITTAWHCLRDDVRERLEKSACTSC